TcagagtcagaaaattttgcaaaatatagggcACAAACACCCTCTATTTTAttacaattttttaacttcacctaggaatATTGGGGAGGGGCTTAAAGGTATTCCATCACCCACACCAAAAgtattgaggggctgagccccaaAAGCCCCCTAGTTGCTAAGCCTATGGTAATTGTCATGCTTTGGGCAAAGTGGGTTTTTAGCTATCAGAAAGtaaagaaggaatgaaaaaggagaAAAGATAAACAACAGGTTTTGACCCCAGGACCTCTAGCGTGCCAAGCACTACATTGGCGACTATAGTAGCCACTAGCCACAGGGGTTTCGCTGGTCCAGCCAGTGAAAGCGTGCCTGCCGTCATCACATCATATGGGATGCATGCACACTGATCAGTTTTGGTATTCACATGTATGCATGTCTTAATAACCCTGGTGAccaaaaataaaactgaaataaaataaacCAATAAAAGCAAAACATGAAACTCGTAACATATTCTGTAGGTCGGACATCTGGGCCAAACCGGCTTAACAATtatagcactggagtgaaaacaacattcgcattcactgaactctggagtgtatcacaacctatcacactattgtgccaggttcgactctctgcaaataaaaatatgcgataagttgttttcactccaatgcatgaatggatgtgacgtggcccgaccaagagaatacatTATAAGAATCTGTTCCCACAAAGTGATTAAGACTTCTTTATTTGTATTGACAAATTACACCAAGATTACCAATTAATAATTTGGATAAAGACTTCTCTTAATCCTTGAAGGGCTACATGTACGTATTATCATTAATTGTATTTGTTTTCTGGTCTGTGTtaactttgtttctaaaatacaTGGAACTAACAGGGCGGATTTAGGGGCGCGGCCGGCGCGCcgcctctattttttgactagcaaaggcgccggtaacttaaaaatacaaaaattgtaagaaattaaaaaaaggaacaaattcgccatgaacagcaaacaatgggccaaaaccggtgagttttcgagggggtaaccccctttaacacatttttttcgtcgtcTACCAAAAGGCGCCCCCATTATCAAAagttcctggatccgaccctgactaatactaaatttaaatatttatactaAAATACTTTACACATGTAGACTGTGCTGTAATTTAAATAATGTGCAGTATTAACAATGACAGCAAAAGTAGACATACACCAGTACTATTATGAATAAACAAAATACTAACAAAACAGAAATCACATACAATTGCCCTCAACTTCGACCCCATCACACAACCGTGATGCCAATAATTACCAATTTCATCACGCAATATTTGCTTGTATATGTATTAAGTTTACTGTGAACCCCATTACACACAATAAACAACCGGGACTATAACCTTATGTACGTATGAACAAAGATGTGTCATAACGTGTGACAAAGATCGATGTATGTGTCACAATGTGTAATGAAGCTGTTCACATTTTCAACTTCGCATTCATTCATCGAGGTaacaaatacgttcctgtgacaAATTATAATCATTATTAAATAGTTTCTGGTTAATTTAGCATCCCATAATTACTAGTAATAAtacaaaaatcaaaaacaaactcACAAGATAATTTATACatcaattttatatatatatttacatttATTCATTTAACCACCACTTCAACAAAGaagggggacaaagattttttggcacagccaaagggcCGGCCAGATCGaccaattttggcagaccatttcaagaattcaccaccctgggatacacatattgcacagcccttactccctattccagaaaaatacagcactaattttttgggactaaagaaatattatcctgttttgccaaatgaaacatagctaaatcctaatcctttagttagtcctaatatagcaataaaagtcaaattttaataatggccaatttttggagataagggtcaaaaacatgcatttagggtgtttttcgtgtgctgtgacaatcaagcccaaagacttgtactaagactaatttcaatttatgcattctaatttttggaaaagacatgtttctttcttgtaagaaatcattaaattaaagtaacacaaaaaagtgaaaattagagcaaacttttggcatatactcaagattttgaatgcttagacttgttccaagtctttgatttttgtaactcaattgtcagaaaacatgccaaaaatgcatgtatttggctctttttcaagaattttgtaAAATAGTTAACTTTtggttaggactaaatgaatgattaggattaagctatgtttcatttggcagaacttgagaatattttttaatcccaaaaaatgagtgttctatttttctggaatggggagtaagtcATCAAGACACCTGCCGATTTCATTAATATGAATTCTCATGTGACTTTGCAATTGAGATTTATCAGAATAACGtatctgacaatattcacactggtaTTAACTCTCTTTTTTTCATTATGAATTCTTTTTATGTGTTGACTAAGGTTAGTCTTAGTGCTacagcatttctgacaatactcacactgacaGGGCTTCTCTTTGGAGGGAGTTCCGATGTGAACATCCAAGGTGAATTTTGTAGTAAAGCATTTTGCACAATATTCACATTGAAAGGGtttttcttttgtgtgagttctaaTGTGAACTTTTAAACTAGAGCTTTGAGTAAAGCATTTGTGACAATAATCACACTAATATgggttctctttggtgtgagttctcatGTGAATTTGCAATTCAGAGTTTTcagaaaaacatttctgacaacacTCACACTGATACTTTTTGTTATTGATGTGAATTCTTTTTATGTGTTTTAGAAGAGAACTCTTGGTGGTACACCATTTctcacaatactcacactgataagatttctctttggtgtgagttctgatgtgatcGTCTAAGGTGCATTTTCTAGCAAAGCATTTGTCACAGTATTCGCACagaaaaggtttctctttagtgtgagttctaatGTGAACTTTTAAAGCACTGCTATTAGCAAAGCATTTCGTACAATAATCACaccgatagggtttctctttggtatggattcCGATATgatttttcaattgtttcttCAAATGGAAACTTTTTTGACAGCAAtcacactgaaaaggtttctctttggcgTGAGTGATGACATGTTCCTTCAGTGTGCTAATGTGAGCAAAACATtcctgacaatactcacactgatacctTTTGTCTTGGGTGtgatttatttttatgtgtttcTGAAGGTACCTCTTAGTGGAATACCATTTCTCACAAAACTCGCACTGATAagatttctctttggtatgagttctgatgtgatcGTCTAAGGTGCATTTTCTAGCAAAGCATTTGTCACAGTACTCGCATAGaaatggtttctctttagtgtgagttcgaATGTGAACTTTTAAAGCACTGCTATGAGCAAAGCATTTCGTACAATAATCACAtcgatagggtttctctttggtatggactCTGATATGACTTTTCAACTGTTTCTTCAGATGAAAATTTTGTTGACAGTTATCACAccgataaggtttctctttcgtGTGAATGAGGATGACATGTTCTTTCAGTGTGCCACTGTGAGCAAAACATTTcttacaatactcacactgaaaaggtttttctttggtatgagttctaatGTGTATTTGAAGACCTCTATTTCGAGCAAAACACATGTGGCAATATTCAcactggtatggtttctctttggtgtgagttctcatGTGACTTTGCAAATGAAAGTTTGtagaaaaacatttctgacaacacTCACACTGATACTTTTTGTTTTCGGTATGAGTTACTTTTATGTGTCTCTGAAGAGAATTCTTAGTGGTACACCATTTCtcacaatactcgcactgataagatttctctttggtgtgagttctgatgtgatcGTCTAAGGTGCATTTTCTAGCAAAGCATCTGTCACAGTACTCGCACagaaaaggtttctctttagtgtgagttctaatATGAACTTTTAAACCACTATGTTGTGCAAAGCATTTCGTACAATAATCacattgatagggtttctctttggtatggactCGGATGTGAATTTTCAACTGTTTCTTCAAATGGAAACTTTTTTGACAGTAATCACAgtgaaaaggtttctctttggtgtgagtgaGGATGACATGTTCTTTCAGTGTGCCACTGTGAGCAAAACATTTCTTACAATACACTGAaaaggtttttctttggtatgagttctaatGTGTCTTTGAAGACCTCCATTTTGAGCAAAACACATCTGGCAATATTCAcactggtatggtttctctttggtgtgagttctcatGTGACTTTGCAAAAGAAAGTTTGtagaaaaacatttctgacaacacTCACACTGATACTTTTTTTTTCGGTATGAGTtctttttatgtgtttttgaaGGGAATTCTTAGTGGTGCACAATTTCtcacaatactcgcactgataaggcttctctttggtgtgagttctgatgtgatcGTCTAAGGTGCATTTTCTAGTAAAGCTTTTGTCACAGTACTCGCACagaaaaggtttctctttagtgtgagttctaatGTGAACTTTTAAACTACCACTTTGTGTAAAGAATTTCTGACAATAAtcacattgataaggtttctctttggtatgggttCTGATATGAATTTTCAACTGTTCACTCAAATAAAAACCTTTTTGACAGTAATCACAACAAAAAGTTTCTCGTTGGTGTGAGTGAGGATGACATGTTCTTTCAGTGTGCCACTGTCAACAAAACATtcctgacaatactcacactgatacctttttatatgtttttgaaggTAGCTCTTAGTAGTACACCATTTCtcacaatactcgcactgataggatttctctttggtgtgagttctgatgtgatcATCTAAGGTGCATTTTCTAGCAAAGCATCTGTCACAGTACTCACACAaaaaaggtttctctttagtatgagTTCGAATGTGAACTTTCAAAGCACCACTTTGAGTAAAGCATTTCGTACAATAATCacattgatagggtttctctttggtatggactCTGATATGACTTTTCAACTGTTTCTTCAAATGGAAACTTTTTTGACAGTAATCACACTGAAAAAGTTTCTCGTTGGTGTGAGTGAGGATGACATGTTCTTTCAGTGTGGTACTGTGAgcaaaatatttcttacaatactcacactgaaaaggtttttctttggtgtgaattctaatGTGTCTTTGAAGATTtccattttgagcaaaatgctcctggcaatattcacactgatacggTTTTTCTCTGGTGTGCATTCTCATGTGACTTTGCAATTGAGagttttcacaaaaatatttctgacaatacACACACTGATACCTGTTTTTTTCAGTATGAGTTCTTCTTATGTGCAGTTGAAGATAATTCTTAGTGGTGCACCATTTctcacaatactcacactgataggaaTTCTCTTTGGTGTGCGTTCTTATATGAATTTGCAATTGAgagttttcagaaaatatttctgacaatactcacactgaaatgTTTTGTTTTCGGTATGAgttctttttatatgtttttgaaggTAACTCTTAGTAGTATACCATTTCTCACAATACGTGCACTGATTagatttctctttggtgtgagtcatGACGTAACCACTTGAGCCATCTTTATATAAACTCAAAGGGCTTTCTAATTGCTGCCTTTCATTCTTGTTACGAGTTTTTAGATAGCCCGTCTTCTTTGTGTTTCCTTGCCCTCGGATATACTTAGTGTTATGTCTGTAAACATGGTTTTTCAATCTATCCAAAGAATAGAAGGTACCTGTACAAAATTTACAAATGAATGGTTTAAACATTCTCACTTTCATTGTTCTTGGTTTCAATAAGCCCATTTAAAAACTTGTAATAGAAATAAATGCAACTCAAGTCTTGGAGGCCAATATACCCATCAAGGAATATGGTGTCATGAGATGTGGCATGCTGTTTACATATATACTTGCATCCCTACATGAGTCTTGCCAAGTCAATCTTGATTATATATGTGTGGCTTTCTGTATCAGAAatctaaaaagaaaaaagaaaatggtAACATGGACTGAGTTTAATACACCAGATTGTACTCATTCACATTATGTTCACAATGGATAGAGGCCGGCAgccttttttttcagaaaaacatttctgacaacacTCACACTGATTTGTTATCGATGTGAATtctttttatgtgtttttgaaGAGAACTCTGTTGCCGTTCAtaccgttctgcatgtcatgcgttagacattacgcatAAGTTgcagcgcgtgacgcacctcttcagtcaagtgtcaacgcggtgatcttagcaacaaggtactccgcacccacaagatggcggcgcttgacgtcacaatgactacctctattagcGCCCTGCATTTTCAATTTGTACTGAGTACAACCCCCCCATAATTGAAGCTGCAGactggattaatgaaaatgtaggaaATATATGATAAATGCAAACTAGCTCttaaatataaataatttatAAATACGGTATGCAAATAAcagacacaaaactatacatcaCACCAGGcgaccatatccaatcaccatacCAAATTTTAAGTATATATCGGCAATTGTAGATAAATAAATTTGCTTTCGCCCTTACAGCCAAActtaagccccacatatgtgtgggggccaaaaattataCTAGCATACAGACTGTTATGTCCGGTAGTCCTTCATAACATGAGAATCTCTTGTGGACCATCGACACACATCCACTTTTTGTCAATtgctattttcaaattagtttccttgGTGTTCAATTACCAAGTGCCTCCAATTAACCCTTTTTCTAATACCCACAATGTTTGCATGTCTTTTGggcatttttaaaataaaacattaaatttgattatAGCTCTTATCTGCTCTAATTGTTTATTTGCCAAAACAACCCAGTTTTTTTATGTCATTTACATAATATTCAAGATTTGTCTTTATGTCACAGATGTCAGCTTGTGATCAAATAGTATTTTAACTGGGGGCACTTCAAtaagaaatggatataggtgtacggCTGGCATTTTCGCACAGTGGCGatctagggttggtagcgcccgggcaagaaacaaaattgcgcccctacccccacccgagaatatctcaGACGCTGGGTGTATTTCAATAATAAGACATTATGAAATCGCAATCATGCTCATGCATGCCAAATGGTAGGTTCAATATTTTTCAGGTGAAGCCGATTTGGCGCCCCTAGTGgaagcgcccggggcacgttgccccctagttacgccactgctttcgcagtaaggggcattcggtgagagcaaaatgtaaaaatatggggtcattgggtgagagcatgatttttggcattcggtgagaaaaaaatgaaaaaatatagggTCCATCAtttggtgagaacatgacttttttttttaatggaacctttgggtAGTCCGACGTGTTggacctttttttcttatttagcAGACAATATTCACctcagactatgaccactatctcatatctatggcgcaagaaagatTTGAATcatgaaagtccagtgaccgcgccgcccaaaaaaggcgcggtcactggactttcacggtcaatctttcttgagcaatcagagcctgagcagtgatagttggtaactgacaaaaaaaccaggtcctattcgtcggactacctttgggtgagagctgaAACCACAGAAACCTCAAAGTTCTAgtactaaatggcttcaaatttctttgttttttcaaaataagtagcaAAATCAGCAATAAATGGAAGTTGCTGTCcgaattgaaaaataagggtctttgggtgacagatgaaATGGaaaccctagcagaaattctatacagcaagaagtgtatcaaaagtgtatcaaagcgtattaaaactgtatcaaacggcaatttgatacagttttgatatacaaagggtgtattgaaaatgtatcaactgaaaatatagggtatcaaaactgtatcaaataccacctaactgtatcaaaaatgtatcaaaagtgtatcgaatttgaacttagttaattttggccatgcttgtggtgtataaaaagtgtatcaaattggactttgcagttttttagtgtatgtaaagtgtatcaaaatgaactttttggtgctagatgtatatcaaaagtgtatcaaattggacttagtcaaattctggctgcatacagtgtatcaaaagtgtattaaattggactttgtctgttttttagtgtatgtaaagtgtatcaaattgaacttagttaatttttggtggctagaggtatattaaaagtgtatcaaattggacttagtcaaattctggctgcctacagtgtatcaaaagcgtattaaattggacttagtttattttgggtagctagaggtatatcaaaagtgtatcaaattgggctttcataaactgaccttttgtagtgtatcaaaactgtatcaataactgatcacatgtctaggtaatgactcatcattttcaaatttgcccatgtggcatgcaaatgttaacaccaggatttgcatttggaaatgtactgtattttagagcaaattatggtgttttatttatcatgatgaagatacaaacatgcttgtagactgcacattaggttacaatgtcattgtaatcagggactgtgattaaagaggatatttgattgactttgttctgataaggtaagcttactatatattatatagggcctctatgtatatgtattaagcatgaatatagcacacgCCTGTATAGAAAAAAAACCTGCTGAATCtttttgttattggtagcctttttgtctctttattgaaggtaacaacttcagtgacaagcactgctttccaagtaggccctctgatgtatgtatgttccattttggttgggttttgcttcttttttgcaatactttctcacacatttgtcctattatgttgtaattttgaacatTGATAGGGAAAGtacattgagctgctccgtgatggggaaagtgctagaggtcagcattggcagtagagggcagtgttgaatttgagcttgattagactaatttcaaatttgacctttgacccttcactttgagctttggggtcattcatttttgcaaatatgtttagatcatgtaaggataattcttgttgaatttgagcttgattggaccaattttgaaatttgaaaaactgtatcaaaagtgtataaaaactgtatcaaattgtataaaaactgtatcaaaagtgtataaaaaactatatcaaaagtgtataaaaactgtatcaaaagtgtataaaaaactgtatcaaaaaactatcaaaagtgtatcaaaaaactatatcaaaagtgtatcaaatggcatgtatcaaaaatagagcggtcccgctggccagcattagaattggaacgctgatttgatacagtgacatatttgatacacttttgatataattatgtataaaatgtgtataaaatgaaaggataagaatttcaatgctaatttgatacagtttaaattggaacgctgatttgatacagtaacatattcaatacacttttgatataaattatgtatgaaatgtgtatgaaatgaaaggatcaaaatttcaatgctaatttgatacagtttaaattggaacgctgatttgatacagtaacatattcaatacacttttgatataaattatgtatgaaatgtgtatgaaatgaaaggataaaaatgtcaacactaatttgatacagtttaaattggaaccct
Above is a window of Amphiura filiformis chromosome 20, Afil_fr2py, whole genome shotgun sequence DNA encoding:
- the LOC140142976 gene encoding uncharacterized protein, yielding MRTHTKEKPYQCEYCHKCFAYKQSLKNHIRFHTKEKPYQCDICMKRFGLNNVLKEHIKTHTKEKPYQCEFCMKRFGRNHVLKEHIKTHTKEKPYQCKYCLKWFANKANIEIHRRIHTKEKPFQCKLCQKCFTRSGDLKRHIRIHQEKPYRCEYCPKSFADSNAFKFHVKFHTKEKRYQCEFCQKLFAWHTERTCHPHSHQRETFCCDYCQKGFYLSEQLKIHIRTHTKEKPYQCDYCQKFFTQSGSLKVHIRTHTKEKPFLCEYCDKSFTRKCTLDDHIRTHTKEKPYQCEYCEKLCTTKNSLQKHIKRTHTEKKSISVSVVRNVFLQTFFCKNSYQRKTFSVYCKKCFAHSGTLKEHVILTHTKEKPFHCDYCQKSFHLKKQLKIHIRVHTKEKPYQCDYCTKCFAQHSGLKVHIRTHTKEKPFLCEYCDRCFARKCTLDDHIRTHTKEKSYQCEYCEKWCTTKNSLQRHIKVTHTENKKYQCECCQKCFSTNFHLQSHMRTHTKEKPYQCEYCHMCFARNRGLQIHIRTHTKEKPFQCEYCKKCFAHSGTLKEHVILIHTKEKPYRCDNCQQNFHLKKQLKSHIRVHTKEKPYRCDYCTKCFAHSSALKVHIRTHTKEKPFLCEYCDKCFARKCTLDDHIRTHTKEKSYQCEFCEKWYSTKSFQPNKDRCPPSIFHNLLHEFGDIWIETDQAFQIIPRYIPHFTISEVVIMPISIMSYSRQLKGLKQVP